One window of the Triticum dicoccoides isolate Atlit2015 ecotype Zavitan chromosome 3B, WEW_v2.0, whole genome shotgun sequence genome contains the following:
- the LOC119275584 gene encoding receptor-like protein kinase HSL1, which yields MAAFLPLLLLAVAANAALLVSPSLGLNQDGLYLLDAKRALTASALADWNPRDATPCGWTGVSCVDGAVTEVSLPNANLNGSFPAALCRLPRLQSLNLRENYIGPDIAAKAIAGCKALVRLDLYMNTLVGPLPDALADLPELVYLSLEANNFSGPIPESFGTFKKLQSLSLVNNLLGGKVPAFLGRVATLRELNMSYNTFAPGPVPAELGDLTALRVLWLAGCNLVGSIPASLGRLANLTDLDLSLNALTGPIPPELAGLTSAVQIELYNNSLSGPIPKGFGKLAELRSIDISMNRLGGAIPHDLFEAPKLESLHLYLNSLTGPVPESAAKASSLVELRLFSNRLNGTLPADLGKNTPLVCLNLSDNSISGEIPRGICDRGELEELLMLNNVLTGHIPEGLGRCHRLRRVRLSKNRLDGNVPGAVWGLPHMALLELNDNQLAGEISPVIAGAANLSKLVISNNRLTGSIPSEIGSVAKLYELSADGNMLSGPLPSSLGSLAELGRLVLHNNSLSGQLLRGIRSWKQLSELNLADNGFTGAIPPELGDLPMLNYLDLSGNRLTGQVPAQLENLKLDQFNVSNNQLSGQLPPQYATEAYRSSFLGNPGLCGDIAGLCSASQGSSGNHSAIIWMMRSIFIFAAVVLVAGVAWFYWRYRSFNKAKLRAERSKWTLTSFHKVSFSEHDILDCLDEDNVIGSGASGKVYKAVLGNGEVVAVKKLWGGALKKDVENAGEGSAADNSFEAEVRTLGKIRHKNIVKLLCCCTHNDSKMLVYEYMPNGSLGDVLHSSKAGLLDWPTRYKIALDAAEGLSYLHQDCVPAIVHRDVKSNNILLDAEFSACVADFGVAKVVEMAGRAPKSMSVIAGSCGYIAPEYAYTLRVNEKSDIYSFGVVLLELVTGKPPVDPEFGEKDLVKWVCGTIDQKGVEHVLDSRLDMAFKEEISRVLNIGLICASSLPINRPAMRRVVKMLQEVRADARPRLDKDGKLSPYYYDDTSDQGSSV from the exons ATGGCCGCCTTCCTCCCCCTCCTGCTGCTCGCCGTCGCGGCCAATGCCGCCTTGCTGGTGTCCCCGTCGCTCGGGCTCAACCAGGACGGCCTCTACCTGCTCGACGCCAAGCGCGCGCTTACCGCCTCCGCGCTCGCGGACTGGAACCCCCGCGACGCCACGCCCTGCGGCTGGACGGGCGTCTCCTGCGTCGACGGCGCCGTCACGGAGGTCTCGCTCCCCAACGCCAACCTCAACGGCTCCTTCCCCGCCGCGCTCTGCCGCCTCCCGCGCCTCCAGTCCCTCAACCTCAGGGAGAACTACATCGGCCCCGACATCGCCGCCAAGGCCATCGCCGGGTGCAAGGCGCTGGTGCGCCTCGACCTGTATATGAACACGCTCGTCGGGCCGCTCCCCGACGCGCTGGCCGACCTCCCAGAGCTCGTCTACCTCAGCCTCGAGGCCAACAACTTCTCCGGGCCCATCCCGGAGTCCTTCGGCACCTTCAAGAAGCTCCAGTCGCTCTCGCTCGTCAACAACCTGCTCGGCGGCAAGGTGCCGGCGTTCCTCGGCCGCGTCGCCACGCTCCGGGAGCTCAACATGTCCTACAACACGTTCGCTCCGGGCCCAGTGCCCGCCGAGCTCGGCGACCTCACCGCGCTGCGCGTGCTCTGGCTCGCCGGCTGCAACCTCGTCGGCTCCATCCCGGCGTCTCTCGGCCGGCTCGCCAACCTCACCGACCTCGACCTGTCGCTGAACGCGCTCACCGGCCCGATACCACCGGAGCTTGCCGGTCTGACAAGCGCCGTTCAGATCGAGCTGTACAACAACTCGCTCTCCGGCCCAATCCCGAAGGGATTCGGCAAGCTCGCGGAGCTCAGGAGCATAGACATCTCCATGAACCGCCTCGGCGGCGCTATCCCGCATGACCTGTTCGAGGCGCCAAAGCTGGAGAGCCTGCACCTGTACCTGAACTCGCTCACGGGGCCCGTGCCGGAGTCCGCGGCGAAGGCGTCCTCGCTCGTTGAGCTGCGCCTGTTCTCGAACCGGCTGAACGGCACGCTGCCGGCAGATCTCGGTAAGAACACGCCGCTGGTGTGCCTGAACTTGTCCGACAActccatctccggcgagatcccAAGGGGCATATGCGACCGCGGCGAGCTGGAGGAGCTGTTGATGCTCAATAATGTGCTCACCGGTCACATCCCCGAGGGGCTTGGGCGGTGCCATAGGCTGCGACGGGTGAGGCTATCCAAGAATAGGCTCGACGGCAACGTGCCCGGCGCGGTCTGGGGCCTGCCGCACATGGCGCTTCTCgagctcaacgacaaccagctcgccGGGGAGATCTCCCCGGTCATCGCCGGCGCGGCCAACCTGTCCAAGCTGGTTATCTCCAACAACCGGCTAACCGGGAGCATCCCCTCAGAAATTGGATCCGTCGCCAAGCTGTACGAGCTATCGGCAGACGGCAACATGCTCTCTGGACCTCTTCCCTCCTCCCTTGGCAGCCTAGCGGAGCTCGGCCGGCTCGTGCTCCACAACAACTCGCTATCTGGTCAGTTGCTCCGGGGAATCCGTTCTTGGAAGCAGCTTAGCGAGCTCAACCTCGCCGACAATGGCTTCACCGGAGCCATACCACCGGAGCTGGGTGACCTTCCGATGCTCAACTACCTTGACCTCTCCGGCAACCGCCTCACCGGCCAAGTACCAGCTCAACTGGAGAACCTGAAGCTGGACCAGTTCAACGTGTCCAACAACCAGCTCAGTGGCCAGCTTCCACCCCAGTATGCAACGGAAGCATACCGCAGCAGCTTCTTGGGCAACCCGGGGCTGTGCGGAGACATTGCCGGTTTGTGCTCTGCCTCGCAAGGAAGTTCAGGGAACCACTCTGCCATTATCTGGATGATGCGGTCCATATTCATATTCGCGGCTGTCGTCTTGGTTGCCGGCGTGGCATGGTTCTACTGGAGGTACCGGAGCTTCAACAAAGCGAAACTGAGAGCCGAGCGCTCGAAATGGACACTGACATCCTTCCACAAGGTTTCATTCAGCGAGCATGACATCCTGGACTGCCTTGATGAGGACAATGTCATCGGTAGCGGTGCATCCGGGAAGGTTTACAAGGCGGTGCTCGGCAACGGCGAGGTGGTCGCCGTCAAGAAGCTGTGGGGCGGCGCGTTGAAGAAGGACGTCGAGAACGCCGGCGAGGGATCGGCGGCAGACAACAGCTTCGAGGCCGAGGTGAGGACGCTTGGCAAGATCCGGCACAAGAACATCGTCAAGCTCCTGTGCTGCTGCACGCACAATGACTCGAAGATGCTGGTGTACGAGTACATGCCCAACGGCAGCCTCGGGGACGTGCTGCACAGCAGCAAGGCCGGTCTGCTGGATTGGCCGACGCGGTACAAGATTGCGCTGGACGCAGCCGAGGGGCTGTCCTACCTGCACCAGGACTGCGTGCCGGCGATCGTCCACAGGGATGTCAAGTCCAACAACATCCTCTTGGATGCAGAGTTCAGCGCTTGCGTCGCGGATTTCGGTGTGGCCAAGGTGGTGGAGATGGCCGGCCGGGCGCCCAAGTCCATGTCGGTGATCGCTGGCTCCTGCGGTTACATTGCTCCTG AGTACGCGTACACGCTCCGTGTCAACGAGAAGAGCGACATATACAGCTTCGGCGTGGTGCTCCTAGAGCTGGTGACCGGGAAGCCGCCGGTCGACCCCGAGTTCGGCGAGAAGGACCTGGtgaagtgggtgtgcggcaccattGATCAGAAGGGAGTAGAGCACGTCCTGGACAGCAGGCTTGACATGGCCTTCAAGGAGGAGATCAGCAGGGTCCTGAACATCGGCCTCATCTGCGCGAGCTCGCTGCCGATCAACCGCCCGGCGATGCGGAGGGTGGTGAAGATGCTGCAGGAGGTGCGAGCCGACGCGAGGCCGAGGCTGGACAAGGACGGCAAGCTGTCGCCGTACTACTACGACGACACCTCCGATCAAGGGAGCAGTGTCTAG